TGAGCTTTAGATGGCGATAAATACTGCCCTAAAGTCAATATTTTGCATCTGGCTTTAATCAAATCATCCATAACATTAAATATTTCTTCTTCTTTTTCTCCGAGCCCAAGCATAATTCCGGATTTTGTTTTTAATCCGCTATCCCCCGCAGCAGTTAAGAGTTCAAGAGATCTTTTATAATCAGCTCCTCTTCTTACTTTTGAATAAAGCCTCGGTACAGTTTCAACGTTGTGACTGAGAATATCCGGCCGGCAAGAAAAAATAATATCAAAGCTTTCTTTTTTCCCACTAAAGTCTGGAACAAGTATTTCTATTTTTGTTTCAGGGCATAATTTTCTTACTTCGCTTACAGTATTTACAAAATGCTTGGCACCACCGTCTTTAAGATCGTCTCGGGTTACCGAAGTAATTACGGCATAACTGATTTTTAGTTTTTGTATGTTTTCGGCAATTCTTTTCGGTTCTTTCTTATCTAAAGAAAAAGGTTTTCCTTTCTCAATACCGCAAAAACTGCAAAATCTAGTGCAAATATCTCCCAAAATAAGAAACGTCGCAACTTTTCTATCAAAACACTCGCTTATATTAGGACATTTTGCGCTTTCACATACCGTATGAAGCTTGTTTTTTTTGAAGGTTTTTTTCAGGTTTGTTGTTGTTCCCAGATTGATTCGTTTTTTCAGGAAGGGTGTAGACATAAATTTGTTAAGCTATTCTGATTCCTCGGAACCTAACCTCCAAGCCACGCTTTCCGGATCCCAAGTAAAATATTTGCCGTCAATAAGTTTCTTAAAATAATCAAATAGATTTTTATCTTTGCTTATGGAAAAATCTGCCCCTTTGTCTATATCATACCAGACAAAAGCTTTTATTGCAGTATATTTTGTTTTTAGCGAATCAAAGAATTCTTTAATCCATTTCTTTTTGTCAACATTTTGCGACGGAAATGCTGCTTCGGAAATTAGTATCGGCTTTTTCGGATATTTTTTTATTATTCTTTCATAAACCGAATTTATAATGCCGGACGGGTTATTCGTATATATTTTTCTAATATTGCCCCAATTAATCATATCAATTCCGATCCAATCCACGTATTCATCCCCGGGGTAATACTTTTCAAACCTATTCCATTCTTTATTAGGTATATCTTTGAAACTGACGCTGAAAACAAATTCAACGTTATTACATTCCATTTCGCTAAAAAGTTCGTAAACGTATCTGTAAGCCTTTTGATATATTTCCGTGTTGTTGCCATTCTTTGAACCCGACCACGGGAACCAATTACCATTCATTTCCTGGGCAAATCTTAAAAGAACCGGTTTATTTAAATTTTTTGCCATCAAAGCAAAATCCCTGATATAGTCATCATATTTCCCATCCGTGATATCTTTCAAAATGGATTTTTCGTTATTTGAACTGAAAAAAGGCTGCCAAGTAATCATTAGAAGCTGTTCTTTATATCCAATTATGTCAGTTGTTCTATAGGGCATATATTCTTTCCATTTAAGATAAATATTAATTAATCCGAAATTTTCCGATGAATATTTTCGCACATCATTTCCTGTTATTCCGGCAAGGCATTGCAAGTGGTTTGTTTCAAGATCAGTTTTTTTCCTAATTGAAGGGCTTTTAATAAGAATAAACAAAGCTAAAATAATAATGACGGGTATAAAAACATTAATGCCTTTTACATTAACATTCTTATCCATTATCTTCAGATAATATTTTGTTGTCTTTTTCTTTTTTCTCATATCAGTGTCTGAAATGCCTCATTCCTGTAAAAACCATTGCTATACCGTGGTTATTAGCTGCTGAAATAGAATCTTCGTCTTTTATTGATCCCCCCGGCTGAATTATTGCTTTTACGCCAATTTTTGATGCCTCATTAACTACATCCGGGAAAGGAAAAAAAGCGTCTGAAGCAAGTACTAAAGGATTTTTATCTTCATCCAGGCCGTGTTTAACCTCTTCCATTTTAGAATTCGCGATGTTTAATGAATCTATGCGGGACATCTGCCCGGCACCGATTCCGACAGTCTGTTTTCCTCTGACAAGAATTATTGCATTGGATTTAATATGCTTACAAACAATCCAGGCAAATTTTAGAGATTCCATTTCTTCTTTAGAAGGAGTTTTCTTTGTAGCCGGTTTTGTTTCTTTAAAAAGCTGGTTATCCTTGTCCTGTGCCAGCATTCCACCCGACATTGCGCGATATTCAATATCAAACAAAGGTTTTGTTTTTGATTTGTTGGACTGAACCAAAAGACGTAAATTCTTTTTTGATGCAAATATATCCAGAGCAGCTTTTGAATATGAAGGCGCAATAATGCATTCGGTAAAAAGTTTTGCTATTTCAGCAGCGGTTTTATCATCTACCTCTCCATTAACAGCAATAATCCCTCCGAAAGCACTTGCCGGATCGCAACTTAAAGCCTTTAAATAAGCATCCAAAATATCTTTGCCTTCGGCGCACCCGCAAGGATTATTGTGCTTAATGATTGCGCAAGCGGTATTATTAAACTCCTGAATAAGGCGCCATGCCGATTCAAGATCCAGATAATTATTGTATGATAATTCTTTGCCCTGAAGAACCTTAGCATTGATAACATATGGCTTGTTAACATTTACACCCTTAGAATACAATGTCGCTTCCTGGTGAGGATTTTCGCCGTAACGCAACGGACTAATTTTTTTTAAGGGAATTGCACATTCTTTAGGAAATTTTTCTTTTGTAAAATATCCTGAAATGAGAGCATCGTAATAGGCAGTGTGCCTGAAAGCTTTTGCTGCAAGCTCCAAACGGAATTCTTTTGTAATTGATTTGGATTTGATCTTTTCAATGATTGTCTTATAATCGCCCGGATCACAGACTACTAAAACATCATTAAAATTTTTAGCCGCGGCTCTTAAAAGAGCCACGCCACCGATATCAATATTTTCAATGACATCTTCTGTAATATTTTTTTCATCGTAATCTGAAATTTTTGAAATTGTTTCCTCAAACGGATAAAGATTTACTGCAACAATATCAATAGGTTCAATATCAAATTTCTTTAACTCGTTTAAATGTTCTTTTTTATCTCGCCTGGCAAGAATTCCCCCGTGTATCTTGGGATTTAAGGTTTTGACTCTGCCGTCTAAAATCTCAGGAAAACCCGTAACTTCAGATATTTCTATGCAGTCAATTTTATTTTGAAGAAGAGTCTTTGCAGTCCCGCCGCTTGAGATTATTTTTATTCCTAATTCGGATAAAGCTTTTGAAAATTCAATAATCCCGGTTTTATCCCACACGCTTATTAGTGCTTTTTTAATTGCCATTTGAAACTCCTTTTTCTAGCGTATAGAAAAACTGAACACCTTTTTTGCCTTTCCTATCCCTGCCTGCC
The genomic region above belongs to Elusimicrobiota bacterium and contains:
- the lipA gene encoding lipoyl synthase, which translates into the protein MSTPFLKKRINLGTTTNLKKTFKKNKLHTVCESAKCPNISECFDRKVATFLILGDICTRFCSFCGIEKGKPFSLDKKEPKRIAENIQKLKISYAVITSVTRDDLKDGGAKHFVNTVSEVRKLCPETKIEILVPDFSGKKESFDIIFSCRPDILSHNVETVPRLYSKVRRGADYKRSLELLTAAGDSGLKTKSGIMLGLGEKEEEIFNVMDDLIKARCKILTLGQYLSPSKAHYDVYEYVSEESFNQLKEIALNKGFEYCASGPYVRSSYLAESMI
- a CDS encoding glycosyl hydrolase, translated to MRKKKKTTKYYLKIMDKNVNVKGINVFIPVIIILALFILIKSPSIRKKTDLETNHLQCLAGITGNDVRKYSSENFGLINIYLKWKEYMPYRTTDIIGYKEQLLMITWQPFFSSNNEKSILKDITDGKYDDYIRDFALMAKNLNKPVLLRFAQEMNGNWFPWSGSKNGNNTEIYQKAYRYVYELFSEMECNNVEFVFSVSFKDIPNKEWNRFEKYYPGDEYVDWIGIDMINWGNIRKIYTNNPSGIINSVYERIIKKYPKKPILISEAAFPSQNVDKKKWIKEFFDSLKTKYTAIKAFVWYDIDKGADFSISKDKNLFDYFKKLIDGKYFTWDPESVAWRLGSEESE
- the purH gene encoding bifunctional phosphoribosylaminoimidazolecarboxamide formyltransferase/IMP cyclohydrolase, with translation MAIKKALISVWDKTGIIEFSKALSELGIKIISSGGTAKTLLQNKIDCIEISEVTGFPEILDGRVKTLNPKIHGGILARRDKKEHLNELKKFDIEPIDIVAVNLYPFEETISKISDYDEKNITEDVIENIDIGGVALLRAAAKNFNDVLVVCDPGDYKTIIEKIKSKSITKEFRLELAAKAFRHTAYYDALISGYFTKEKFPKECAIPLKKISPLRYGENPHQEATLYSKGVNVNKPYVINAKVLQGKELSYNNYLDLESAWRLIQEFNNTACAIIKHNNPCGCAEGKDILDAYLKALSCDPASAFGGIIAVNGEVDDKTAAEIAKLFTECIIAPSYSKAALDIFASKKNLRLLVQSNKSKTKPLFDIEYRAMSGGMLAQDKDNQLFKETKPATKKTPSKEEMESLKFAWIVCKHIKSNAIILVRGKQTVGIGAGQMSRIDSLNIANSKMEEVKHGLDEDKNPLVLASDAFFPFPDVVNEASKIGVKAIIQPGGSIKDEDSISAANNHGIAMVFTGMRHFRH